gtgagattaCTCGTATGAATACTTGTGAAACGCTTGCACATTCTCATGTGagagcatacatacatataactgAAAAAgttataaatacacatttgaaaCAATTACATGAATATATGTAAACACTTGCATATGTATCTAAACTTTGTATATCTTTGTAATCCTCAAGAGATTATGAATGTATAAGTgttcaactatatatatatagaaccttttcatatgtgcgtgtgtggtggCCGGCCTTTGCACTTCCTCATTTTGGTGCCCAGGACTCCGCTTCCTGACTCACACGTTGTTGTCGCTCCCATAGAAACCACTCAATACTTCTCATTTACGttgtttatttaagttttacatTTGGTCGTTTCATTTGAACACGATTAACATGATTAGTGGACAACGTGAGGTCAAAAGTCTGTGCCGATGTCCCGTCCAAGACAAAAGCCAGCCCCCGTgcctcagccccccctcctcttatcCACTGACCCTCGTCAGGTGAATCTAATGAATCATAAAGAGTTATTTCAAATGTGaatgaaaaaatactttaagTGAATACACATAATTCCTACCAACTAAAATATGGGTCTGACAGCCATCAGATAGATacatataaatgtttcatttcattcatatgtGTATAAGACACAGCAGTGTATATAAATGCGTATGTGTTTCTCATATATACGTGTTTCAGTTGACtatgtataatgttttatatatgtgGGTGCATCTGTTTACCtagtacgtatgtatgtatgtatgtgtgagagtgtctcagtatttaagtcctaaacggctcCTAATAAGTCAGTTtctatgttactggtgaagaaataaatgaatttaagacacagaaaattgCCTAAAAAAAGATTCAGGGCCTCGTTTTGGTTCTTAGCTTTTAGCTTGGATGAGAATAAAGTACGTAAGCAGCGCTGTGTGCAAATCATCTGGACTAATTTACACAACATATTGTCTAACTTGttgaagttgtgtttggagccttTTCAGACGTATAAGTGGAGACTGTAGCCAAGACttgaatatttgtatatttgaccAAAATCAACTCCGAACCGGTGAAGCTCGGGCTGAACAGGTGAACAGGTGACAAAGGTCTCAGGCCAAAGATAAAGTATTTACAGCTGCATGTTTGCTTGTGACGCTGTGACCTCAGACAACATCCCGACGGTGGAAGTGGATTCCAGAGTTCCTCTTTGGCGTCTTCGTGatgaacactttgttgtcttctcTTTCAGAGGGAGTCATTGAGGACAATGAAGACGTGAACGCACCAGTACGTCCTGAGGACAAAGCCCCCCCAGGTGCACGCTGAACACCACCCACTTCATGTGCTTGTCATGTATTTAAGGCCTTTGAGTGTTGGAGCAGCACCATGACCTCCACCcttgttgtgatgtttgtgtcaGACCGgaggctcctcttctcctcttcgtcTCTCCCCCTGCTCGCCGTGTGTtggatcctcctgctgctcatcaTGGGCCTTCGTATCTACTGTGAGTACCTTCTGGGTGGAGCGAGTCCACGCCGGCTTCCTCTCAGCTTCATCTAAGACCAATCAATCATGAGGAGTTTTCAACCTTTAGAGCTCAGGATTCAATCTGTGTGACTCCAGAGACAGTGAGTCTAAAGACGGCTGCATGCATGAACACCCATAGTGTGACACCTGCCATGATCATGAAACACCTCTGTGTCACATGGGTTATTTAAaggatccaaacaaacaacgaGACCAACACTTCCCTCTGATCATATTTCAGTTTCTTCCGTCATTTCTGAACAAAACGTCAAGCTGATGAAAGAGAacaaggagctgaaggagaacttcacaaaacaaatcacagacCTGGAGGACAACTGGAATGAGCTGAATATCAGCAGAGCTCAGTGGACCATCGACTCCTACTGCCCAGCAGATACAAGTAAAGGTATCATCACTTTACATTAATCAGTCCACAAAGAACCAATAACAATATCACAATGAGGCTGTTTGTTggttctttgttctttcagtGAGAAGGTGTTCAGCTTGTCAGAGAGGCTGGGACCAGACCCAGAAGAGCTGCTATGTGTTTCATAACAGtgaagctcctcctcatcctaaAACCTGGGAAGAAGCTCGAGAGAACTGCAGAGGAAGGGGAGCAGATCTGGTTGTTGTTcatgatgaggaggaaaaggtgatGAGAGACCTGAGGGAACGTTtatgatataaatataaaatataaatggttTTCTGTAGTTGAGTCTGTAGGACTAGTTTACAGGTAACaacatataaatatgaataatataaataagtaCTTACATCCTTGGGACCTTTACTTAACCTCACACAACTCTTCTctataaagacacacaagacaCTTTAATAACTTACTTCAaataaacactttatttctctggtttattttatctttgtaaattgtcatttcttctctttcacagaACGTAATCGATGGTTACATCAGAGACCTCTATGTATCTAAGGGGTACTGGATGGGCCTGAGGGTTGAAGGAGGGACGTGGAAGTGGATCGATGGAACTAATCTGACTGACGCGTAAGTGACACATTCATTAACATCATGAATCATTTCTTCTATCATTGTTTCAtctgaacatcatgttgtttCTTCAGATCCTGGATAGAACCTCCTGCTGAAGGTCACTGTGCCGTTTCTCTCCCGACCAGAACATGGACATCAGTGAAGTGTGATGAGAAGAGAACAAGGATCTGCTCACAGAAAGCTTTGTCTGTTTAAACGTCTCAGATTTCATTCTCCAGAAGGTTCCTGGATGCTCCTACATGTGACATCAAGTGGCTCATCAACATACAAACATGTAGGATTCTACTTCACAACTATGATTTTATTCAAGGTTTTCATTTCTAcaaaaaatagcttttattttctGAAGTGTTGTGTTCTTCAAAGCAGAATCTCAGCTTCAAGGTGTTTTATTGGATCCAATAGATACTTTGAGTGTGAATTCAGACGTCAGGACCAAACTGTTGATTGTTCATAacttcctgtgtgtttccttGTGATCTGTTAGAGAAGCAACGCTTGTGATTTACACATCAGCAGCTTcctgatttatttcttcttgtttctacctttgaccagcagggggcgctgcctgCTGGTTCTCTGCACTTTGCATCAATACTTAGAACCATGTTGAACTTGCACAGCTGATGTTTCTCAGTTTATCTTTGTAGCAGCAGGTTCATCTTttggtctgttgttgttgttgttgttgttgttgttaataaatgtgcagccacaggttgttgtttgtctctttttatcGGCGTGAATCCTTCAACAAGCTTCAGTGGCGTCAGGAAGAGTCGCCTCCTTCAGGTGCTGTGACGCGTTAAAGCAGGAGGCCGTCCCACTgtgaacatctgcagcagcagagctccacaGAGGACCAGGAAGTCCCTCAACAAGTCTCCCGCTGTCCATCTCACATTGATCACATGTTGActtcttttgttgtgttggtggTGTCACATGAACGGGCGGATGAAGTCACCGCCTGTTGAGGTTCCTCGTGTTCGTGTTTTCACGCCCGTCgtgcagtgcatgctgggatacgcCCCCCCAGGTCTCTGAGCAGACACACTGAGCAGCTGTAGGGCTGATTAATGGATTATTAACATGATGGACTCTTGTAGAGCGAGGGTTAGTAGAGAGGGGAATTTTGTCCTTGAAAGAGGATGAGAGGGGTGCCTCAGGAGAGGAGTCTGATGGATCCTCTGATGTAAAAACAGAGGATGGTGTAGAGGAAGAGGTTGCTCGTACTCCTGTTACGTTGCCCCGGTTTGAccctttgtctcctccttcAGGTCATTCTAACGGCGCTGCTAGGCTCAAAATGAGGCTGGCCAGGTTGGAGATGGAGCTAAGGGAAAAAGAAAGTATGCGACAAAGAGAGTTCGAGTTAGAAATTCGGAAATTGGAAATCAATAAGGAAATTAGAATTCGACAACTGGAGCTAGAGGCTGGCTCCCGAGTGAGTCCGTCTTCTGCTCCGCCTCAGGCTCACTTTGATGTGAGTAAGCATATTGCTTTAGCACCGCCATTTAGGGAATCAGAAGttgattgttatttttctgcttttgaGCGTGTGGCAGCTGCGCTGCACTGGCCACTCGAGGTTTGGTCACTTCTCTTACAGTGTAAACTGTCCGGGAAGGCCCAAGAAGTTGTTGCTGCTCTCTCCCTGGAAGAGAGTTTAAAATACAACGTTGTAATCATGTGTTCACTAGTGagctgctctaatgttcactagtgtgatgctcttatgttcactagtgagatgctcttatgtttactagtgagatgctctaatgtttactggtgagatgctctaatgttcactagtgagatgctcttatgtttactagtgagatgctctaatgttcactagtgagattaCTCGTATGAATACTTGTGAAACGCTTGCACATTCTCATGTGagagcatacatacatataactgAAAAAgttataaatacacatttgaaaCAATTACATGAATATATGTAAACACTTGCATATGTATCTAAACTTTGTATATCTTTGTAATCCTCAAGAGATTATGAATGTATAAGTgttcaactatatatatatagaaccttttcatatgtgcgtgtgtggtggCCGGCCTTTGCACTTCCTCATTTTGGTGCCCAGGACTCCGCTTCCTGACTCACACGTTGTTGTCGCTCCCATAGAAACCACTCAATACTTCTCATTTACGttgtttatttaagttttacatTTGGTCGTTTCATTTGAACACGATTAACATGATTAGTGGACAACGTGAGGTCAAAAGTCTGTGCCGATGTCCCGTCCAAGACAAAAGCCAGCCCCCGTgcctcagccccccctcctcttatcCACTGACCCTCGTCAGGTGAA
This genomic stretch from Gasterosteus aculeatus chromosome 20, fGasAcu3.hap1.1, whole genome shotgun sequence harbors:
- the LOC144389485 gene encoding C-type lectin domain family 4 member G-like isoform X3; translated protein: MSRKPADEAEGVIEDNEDVNAPVRPEDKAPPDRRLLFSSSSLPLLAVCWILLLLIMGLRIYFSSVISEQNVKLMKENKELKENFTKQITDLEDNWNELNISRAQWTIDSYCPADTSKVRRCSACQRGWDQTQKSCYVFHNSEAPPHPKTWEEARENCRGRGADLVVVHDEEEKNVIDGYIRDLYVSKGYWMGLRVEGGTWKWIDGTNLTDASWIEPPAEGHCAVSLPTRTWTSVKCDEKRTRICSQKALSV